The following proteins are encoded in a genomic region of Cellulomonas sp. ES6:
- a CDS encoding LysE/ArgO family amino acid transporter codes for MPAALATALTGLLLGLSLIVAIGAQNAFVLRTGLQGTHVLPVVAVCALSDAVLIAAGVAGLGVLVDRAPVVLTVARLAGAAFLLGYAALAARRAWRPAGDALDAAGGSAPARLWPVVATCLALTWLNPHVYLDTVVLLGSVAGTHGGLRWWFAAGAAAGSVLWFTGLGYGARLLRPLFARPGAWRVLDAAIALVMAAIAVSLLRGL; via the coding sequence GTGCCCGCCGCCCTCGCCACCGCCCTGACGGGGCTCCTCCTCGGCCTGTCGCTCATCGTGGCGATCGGGGCGCAGAACGCGTTCGTCCTCCGGACCGGGCTGCAGGGCACGCACGTGCTGCCCGTCGTCGCCGTGTGCGCCCTGTCGGACGCGGTGCTCATCGCCGCGGGTGTCGCCGGGCTCGGCGTGCTGGTCGACCGCGCGCCCGTCGTCCTCACGGTGGCTCGGCTCGCCGGTGCCGCGTTCCTGCTCGGCTACGCCGCTCTCGCGGCGCGACGCGCGTGGCGGCCGGCCGGGGACGCGCTCGACGCCGCCGGAGGCAGCGCCCCCGCCCGGCTGTGGCCCGTGGTCGCGACCTGCCTCGCCCTGACCTGGCTGAACCCGCACGTCTACCTGGACACGGTCGTGCTGCTCGGGTCCGTGGCCGGCACGCACGGCGGGCTGCGCTGGTGGTTCGCCGCGGGTGCGGCGGCCGGCAGCGTGCTGTGGTTCACCGGCCTCGGCTACGGCGCACGCCTGCTGCGGCCGCTGTTCGCCCGGCCCGGCGCGTGGCGGGTGCTCGACGCCGCCATCGCTCTCGTCATGGCCGCGATCGCGGTGAGCCTGCTGCGCGGGCTCTGA
- a CDS encoding GntR family transcriptional regulator, protein MRIVVSNSADAPLYEQVAEQIKVAVLAGDLHDGDALPSVRALARDLRISVITTTRAYAELEAAGFITTVPGKGAYVLPVDTALVREQVLRRVEDALGAAADAARLAGVDRDGLVEMLDVVLAEAEGARR, encoded by the coding sequence GTGCGGATCGTGGTCTCCAACAGCGCCGACGCGCCGCTGTACGAGCAGGTCGCCGAGCAGATCAAGGTCGCGGTGCTCGCGGGCGACCTGCACGACGGCGACGCGCTGCCGTCCGTCCGGGCGCTGGCCCGCGACCTGCGGATCTCCGTCATCACCACCACGCGGGCGTACGCCGAGCTCGAGGCCGCCGGCTTCATCACGACCGTCCCCGGCAAGGGCGCGTACGTGCTGCCGGTGGACACCGCGCTGGTCCGCGAGCAGGTGCTGCGCCGCGTCGAGGACGCCCTCGGCGCGGCCGCCGACGCCGCCCGGCTCGCGGGCGTGGACCGGGACGGCCTGGTCGAGATGCTCGACGTCGTGCTCGCCGAGGCCGAGGGGGCCCGGCGGTGA
- a CDS encoding ABC transporter ATP-binding protein, which translates to MSGDAVVLDHVTVPVGAFTLQDVSLRLPTGYVMGLVGPNGAGKTTTIRTLLGMLRPASGRVEVLGRTLPAPAALRQDIGVVLDRPSLVGEWRLRDVERALRPFYDRWDPTRYTGLLAEFELDPRSRVSELSRGMTMKLQIAVALSHGARLLVLDEPTSGLDPVSRDDLIGILGDYLVTEGRSVLFSTHLTADLERIADHLTLLAGGRVLRTGTKEELMDAYCLVRGGPDDLPPDGLVPLLGARRTGVCVEALVAADDVPLLGTGVVVERPTLDQIVVHLGARRRTAVPA; encoded by the coding sequence GTGAGCGGCGACGCGGTCGTGCTGGACCACGTCACGGTCCCGGTCGGCGCCTTCACCCTCCAGGACGTCAGCCTGCGCCTGCCCACCGGCTACGTCATGGGCCTCGTGGGCCCCAACGGCGCGGGCAAGACGACGACGATCCGCACGCTGCTCGGCATGCTGCGTCCCGCGTCCGGCCGGGTCGAGGTGCTCGGGCGCACGCTGCCCGCGCCGGCGGCACTACGGCAGGACATCGGGGTCGTCCTCGACCGGCCGAGCCTGGTCGGGGAGTGGCGGCTGCGGGACGTGGAGCGCGCGCTGCGGCCGTTCTACGACCGCTGGGACCCCACGCGGTACACCGGCCTGCTCGCCGAGTTCGAGCTCGACCCCCGGTCGCGGGTCTCCGAGCTCAGCCGCGGCATGACGATGAAGCTCCAGATCGCCGTGGCGCTGTCGCACGGCGCGCGGCTGCTCGTGCTGGACGAGCCGACCAGCGGCCTCGACCCCGTGTCGCGCGACGACCTGATCGGCATCCTCGGCGACTACCTGGTGACGGAGGGCCGCAGCGTGCTGTTCTCCACGCACCTGACCGCGGACCTGGAGCGCATCGCCGACCACCTCACCCTGCTCGCCGGCGGCCGCGTGCTGCGGACCGGCACGAAGGAGGAGCTGATGGACGCGTACTGCCTGGTGCGGGGCGGTCCCGACGACCTGCCGCCCGACGGCCTGGTCCCGCTGCTCGGCGCCCGGCGCACCGGGGTGTGCGTGGAGGCGCTCGTGGCGGCCGACGACGTGCCGCTGCTGGGGACCGGCGTGGTGGTGGAGCGCCCGACGCTCGACCAGATCGTCGTGCACCTCGGGGCGCGCCGCCGGACGGCGGTGCCGGCGTGA
- a CDS encoding ABC-2 transporter permease — translation MSAREVGAALGLDLRTVRPFARQLVPLAGAVGVIAVVAGRPQAVVLAGAVFAALGASYPFAIGERDGLDTLRAVLPVGRGTLVAGRYAFTLVLYLAAALVAVPLAVLGAEMRDVVVQTSPGDVATSVAVGFGVYALLAGTQLPVYYALGYTRGRMVAIVPLVLLCSAAGAAVSVLGDRLPDLDAWLARSTDRLAPLALVTGAAVLAASAAVSWRADRRRWERAGGPGGRGRGGAGGAR, via the coding sequence GTGAGCGCCCGGGAGGTCGGGGCCGCTCTCGGGCTGGACCTGCGGACCGTCCGGCCGTTCGCCCGCCAGCTCGTGCCGCTGGCCGGCGCGGTCGGCGTCATCGCCGTCGTCGCCGGCCGGCCGCAGGCGGTCGTGCTCGCCGGTGCGGTGTTCGCCGCCCTCGGCGCGTCCTACCCGTTCGCGATCGGCGAGCGGGACGGGCTCGACACGCTGCGCGCCGTGCTGCCCGTCGGACGGGGGACGCTGGTCGCCGGGCGCTACGCGTTCACGCTGGTGCTGTACCTCGCCGCCGCGCTGGTCGCGGTGCCGCTCGCGGTGCTGGGGGCCGAGATGCGCGACGTCGTCGTGCAGACCTCGCCGGGGGACGTCGCGACGTCCGTCGCCGTCGGGTTCGGCGTGTACGCGCTGCTCGCCGGGACGCAGCTGCCGGTCTACTACGCGCTCGGCTACACGCGCGGGCGGATGGTCGCCATCGTGCCGCTCGTCCTGCTGTGCAGCGCCGCCGGCGCGGCGGTGAGCGTGCTCGGCGACCGGCTGCCGGACCTCGACGCCTGGCTCGCGCGCTCGACGGACCGGCTCGCCCCGCTGGCCCTCGTGACGGGGGCAGCCGTGCTCGCGGCGTCGGCCGCGGTCTCGTGGCGGGCCGACCGGCGGCGCTGGGAGCGTGCCGGCGGACCCGGGGGCCGCGGACGCGGGGGAGCCGGGGGCGCGCGGTAG
- a CDS encoding LysR family transcriptional regulator ArgP, with amino-acid sequence MPDVDLPQLRALLAVVDEGSFEGAAHALHLTQSAVSQRIRALETAVGQVLVRRTRPAGVTEAGAVYLRLARQVLGLTAEARAAVSATPGPGRPVLPVAVNADSLGTWVLPALAPLADEVRFELHREDQDHSADLLRDGVVVAAITTAARPVQGCTSHRLGVLRYRPVVAAARVVTDFPDGPTPEALAAAPLVVFDRKDDLQDRYLRERGVDPAVPPRHHVPATADFALAVRLGFGWGLLPEADAAAGEREGVLVDLDPGRHVDVTLYWQQWTLPTAALRRTGDAVREAAAAALR; translated from the coding sequence ATGCCGGACGTCGACCTGCCCCAGCTCCGCGCGCTGCTCGCCGTCGTGGACGAGGGGTCGTTCGAGGGCGCCGCGCACGCCCTGCACCTGACGCAGTCCGCGGTCAGCCAGCGGATCCGGGCGCTCGAGACCGCCGTCGGCCAGGTGCTGGTCCGCCGCACCCGGCCCGCCGGCGTGACCGAGGCCGGCGCCGTCTACCTGCGCCTGGCCCGGCAGGTGCTCGGGCTGACGGCGGAGGCGCGCGCCGCGGTGAGCGCCACCCCCGGCCCGGGGCGTCCGGTGCTGCCAGTGGCCGTGAACGCGGACTCGCTCGGCACCTGGGTGCTGCCCGCGCTCGCGCCGCTGGCCGACGAGGTGCGGTTCGAGCTGCACCGCGAGGACCAGGACCACTCGGCGGACCTGCTGCGCGACGGCGTGGTGGTCGCCGCGATCACCACGGCCGCCCGCCCGGTCCAGGGCTGCACGTCCCACCGGCTCGGCGTGCTGCGGTACCGGCCCGTGGTGGCCGCCGCGCGCGTCGTGACCGACTTCCCGGACGGCCCGACCCCCGAGGCGCTCGCCGCCGCCCCGCTGGTGGTGTTCGACCGCAAGGACGACCTGCAGGACCGCTACCTGCGCGAGCGCGGCGTCGACCCGGCCGTCCCTCCCCGCCACCACGTGCCGGCCACCGCGGACTTCGCGCTCGCGGTCCGGCTCGGGTTCGGCTGGGGTCTGCTGCCCGAGGCGGACGCCGCGGCGGGCGAGCGGGAGGGCGTGCTCGTGGACCTCGACCCGGGGCGCCACGTGGACGTGACGCTGTACTGGCAGCAGTGGACGCTGCCGACCGCCGCCCTGCGCCGCACCGGCGACGCGGTGCGCGAGGCCGCGGCGGCCGCCCTGCGCTGA